Proteins encoded within one genomic window of Gasterosteus aculeatus chromosome 18, fGasAcu3.hap1.1, whole genome shotgun sequence:
- the adam17b gene encoding disintegrin and metalloproteinase domain-containing protein 17 isoform X1, with amino-acid sequence MRPEVLFITVFTVLTEPVVSPVADKEEQHYTASLRSMLDAFDVLPLSGLQTHSVRRRDVQTQTHLEKLLSFSALQRHFRLYLRTNDQLFTEDFRVMMVEDGRERNVTVNRHKYFTGHVIGEVNSRVQAHIDDHEFSAHILTDEAEYNVEPLWRFTSAPPDGRLLVYRSEDIKSLGRLQRPSVCGYVTSGPRHRPPNDAEVTAPEDLEEEEEEATASRGRRQLPDPQKNTCPLLLVADHRFFEHMGRGEESTTLNYLIELIDRVDDIYRNTSWDEDFSGYGVQIQQIIIEKNPTPVGPGGSHFNMGGSPAEGRGVWDVKKLLEQFSVDIAEKASNVCLAHLFTYQDFDEGTLGLAYVAPSKPDIPGGLCSRACPSSANGQRDTYLNTGLTSTKNYGKTILTKEADLVTTHELGHNFGAEHDPEDIPYCAPSEDQGGKYVMYPIAVSGDHVHNKMFSNCSKRSIVKRLRAKAPSCFRRRNTNVCGNSRVEQGEQCDPGLLHIHLDRCCTADCRLTAGAQCSDRNSACCKNCVFAAEGEVCQEPIDATCKGHSYCTGNSSECPPPENAADETACLDSGECLEGECVPFCRAVLQLQPCACNQTNASCTVCCRDGGGVCAPYRDAAGHFLFLRKGKPCTVGFCDGAGKCMKQVQDAVERLWDFIDTLDIDTLGTFLADNMVVSVVALSLLLWVPLSVLVHCVDKKLDKEYEQNTKFFPSNAELLSSLESSSVRIFKPPTFPTSAPPSPGSAPGPAPPDGPRMATIQEDPGFDAHMDQEALEEAFSRPAPAARRSFEDLTEKSLMRRSGTTSMFSLQRQHQMDTKETQC; translated from the exons ATGAGACCGGAAGTCCTTTTTATCACCGTTTTTACCGTTTTAACGGAACCGGTCGTTTCTCCGGTTGCAGATAAAGAAGAGCAACATTACA CGGCGTCTCTCAGGTCGATGCTGGACGCTTTCGACGTGCTGCCGCTCTCCGGCCTGCAGACTCACTCCGTCCGCCGCCGCGACGTCCAGACCCAAACTCACCTAGAGAAGCTGCTCAGCTTCAGCGCcctgcagag GCACTTCAGACTCTACCTGAGGACCAACGACCAGCTGTTCACAGAGGACTTCAGGGTCATGATGGTGGAGGACGGACGAGAGAGAAACGTCACGGTCAACAGACACAAATACTTCACGGGACACGTCATCG GGGAGGTAAACTCTAGAGTTCAGGCTCACATCGACGACCACGAGTTCTCTGCTCACATCCTCACTGACGAGGCCGAGTACAACGTCGAG CCTCTGTGGAGGTTCACGTCGGCCCCCCCAGATGGTCGTTTGCTGGTCTACCGCTCAGAGGACATCAAGAGCCTCGGCCGCCTGCAGCGGCCCTCGGTCTGCGGCTACGTGACCTCTGGCCCCCGCCACCGACCCCCCAACGACGCTGAGGTCACTGCGCCGGAGGacctggaggaagaagaagaagaag CCACAGCGTCCCGAGGGAGGCGCCAGCTGCCCGACCCCCAGAAGAAcacctgtcctctgctgctggtgGCCGACCACCGTTTCTTTGAGCACATGGGCCGCGGGGAGGAGAGCACCACCCTCAACTACCTG ATCGAGCTGATCGACCGCGTGGACGACATCTACAGGAACACCTCGTGGGACGAGGACTTCTCCGGCTACGGCGTTCAGATCCAGCag ATCATCATCGAGAAGAACCCGACTCCCGTCGGCCCGGGAGGAAGCCACTTCAACATGGGGGGAAGCCCGGCGGAGGGCCGAGGGGTCTGGGACGtgaagaagctgctggag CAGTTCAGCGTGGACATTGCGGAGAAAGCGTCCAACGTCTGCCTGGCTCACCTCTTCACCTACCAGGACTTTGACGAGGGCACTCTGGGTCTGGCCTACGTGGCCCCCTCCAAACCCGACATCCCCGGAGGCCTCTGCTCCAGAG CCTGTCCGTCGTCCGCTAACGGTCAGAGAGACACCTACCTGAACACGGGCCTGACCAGCACCAAGAACTACGGCAAGACCATCCTCACCAAG GAGGCGGACCTGGTGACCACTCACGAGCTCGGCCACAACTTCGGGGCGGAGCACGACCCCGAGGACATCCCGTACTGCGCCCCGAGCGAGGACCAGGGGGGGAAGTACGTCATGTACCCCATCGCCGTGAGCGGGGACCACGTCCACAACAAG ATGTTCTCTAACTGCAGCAAGCGCTCCATCGTGAAGCGCCTGAGGGCCAAGGCCCCGTCCTGCTTCAGGCGGAGGAACACCAACGTGTGCGGTAACTCTCGGGTGGAGCAGGGCGAGCAGTGCGACCCGGGGCTGCTGCACATCCACCTGGACCGCTGCTGCACCGCCGACTGCCGGCTGACCGCCGGAGCTCAGTGCAG CGACAGGAACAGCGCGTGCTGCAAAAACTGCGTGTTCGCCGCCGAAGGGGAGGTCTGCCAGGAGCCCATCGACGCCACCTGCAAAGGACACTCGTACTGCACAG gaaacagcagtgAGTGTCCTCCTCCGGAGAACGCCGCCGATGAGACGGCGTGTCTGGACAGCGGCGAGTGTCTGGAGGGCGAGTGTGTTCCCTTCTGCCGGGccgtgctgcagctgcagccctGCGCCTGCAACC AAACCAACGCTTCCTGTACAGTCTGCTGCCGGGACGGCGGCGGCGTCTGCGCTCCGTACCGGGACGCAgccggtcacttcctgttcctgcGTAAAGGGAAGCCCTGCACCGTGGGCTTCTGTGACGGAGCG GGGAAGTGCATGAAGCAGGTGCAGGACGCCGTGGAGAGACTGTGGGACTTCATCGACACGCTGGACATCGACACGTTGGGGACGTTCCTGGCAGACAACATGGTGGTCTCCGTGGTGGCcttgtctctgctgctgtgggTCCCCCTCAGCGTCCTGGTGCACTGCGTG GACAAGAAGCTGGATAAAGAATACGAGCAGAACACCAAGTTCTTCCCCAGT AATGCCGAGCTCCTGAGCAGCCTGGAGTCGTCATCGGTTCGGATCTTCAAACCTCCGACCTTCCCCACCAGCGCGCCCCCGTCTCCAGGCTCCGCCCCTGGTCCCGCCCCTCCGGACGGCCCCCGCATGGCCACCATCCAGGAGGACCCCGGCTTCGACGCGCACATGGAccaggaggcgctggaggaggcGTTCAGTCGCCCGGCGCCGGCGGCTCGCCGCTCCTTTGAGGACCTGACGGAGAAAAGCTTGATGAGACGAAGCGGGACGACCTCCATGTTCAGCCTGCAGAGACAACATCAGATGGACACCAAGGAGACGCAGTGCTGA
- the adam17b gene encoding disintegrin and metalloproteinase domain-containing protein 17 isoform X3, giving the protein MRPEVLFITVFTVLTEPVVSPVADKEEQHYTASLRSMLDAFDVLPLSGLQTHSVRRRDVQTQTHLEKLLSFSALQRHFRLYLRTNDQLFTEDFRVMMVEDGRERNVTVNRHKYFTGHVIGEVNSRVQAHIDDHEFSAHILTDEAEYNVEPLWRFTSAPPDGRLLVYRSEDIKSLGRLQRPSVCGYVTSGPRHRPPNDAEVTAPEDLEEEEEEATASRGRRQLPDPQKNTCPLLLVADHRFFEHMGRGEESTTLNYLIELIDRVDDIYRNTSWDEDFSGYGVQIQQIIIEKNPTPVGPGGSHFNMGGSPAEGRGVWDVKKLLEQFSVDIAEKASNVCLAHLFTYQDFDEGTLGLAYVAPSKPDIPGGLCSRACPSSANGQRDTYLNTGLTSTKNYGKTILTKEADLVTTHELGHNFGAEHDPEDIPYCAPSEDQGGKYVMYPIAMFSNCSKRSIVKRLRAKAPSCFRRRNTNVCGNSRVEQGEQCDPGLLHIHLDRCCTADCRLTAGAQCSDRNSACCKNCVFAAEGEVCQEPIDATCKGHSYCTGNSSECPPPENAADETACLDSGECLEGECVPFCRAVLQLQPCACNQTNASCTVCCRDGGGVCAPYRDAAGHFLFLRKGKPCTVGFCDGAGKCMKQVQDAVERLWDFIDTLDIDTLGTFLADNMVVSVVALSLLLWVPLSVLVHCVDKKLDKEYEQNTKFFPSNAELLSSLESSSVRIFKPPTFPTSAPPSPGSAPGPAPPDGPRMATIQEDPGFDAHMDQEALEEAFSRPAPAARRSFEDLTEKSLMRRSGTTSMFSLQRQHQMDTKETQC; this is encoded by the exons ATGAGACCGGAAGTCCTTTTTATCACCGTTTTTACCGTTTTAACGGAACCGGTCGTTTCTCCGGTTGCAGATAAAGAAGAGCAACATTACA CGGCGTCTCTCAGGTCGATGCTGGACGCTTTCGACGTGCTGCCGCTCTCCGGCCTGCAGACTCACTCCGTCCGCCGCCGCGACGTCCAGACCCAAACTCACCTAGAGAAGCTGCTCAGCTTCAGCGCcctgcagag GCACTTCAGACTCTACCTGAGGACCAACGACCAGCTGTTCACAGAGGACTTCAGGGTCATGATGGTGGAGGACGGACGAGAGAGAAACGTCACGGTCAACAGACACAAATACTTCACGGGACACGTCATCG GGGAGGTAAACTCTAGAGTTCAGGCTCACATCGACGACCACGAGTTCTCTGCTCACATCCTCACTGACGAGGCCGAGTACAACGTCGAG CCTCTGTGGAGGTTCACGTCGGCCCCCCCAGATGGTCGTTTGCTGGTCTACCGCTCAGAGGACATCAAGAGCCTCGGCCGCCTGCAGCGGCCCTCGGTCTGCGGCTACGTGACCTCTGGCCCCCGCCACCGACCCCCCAACGACGCTGAGGTCACTGCGCCGGAGGacctggaggaagaagaagaagaag CCACAGCGTCCCGAGGGAGGCGCCAGCTGCCCGACCCCCAGAAGAAcacctgtcctctgctgctggtgGCCGACCACCGTTTCTTTGAGCACATGGGCCGCGGGGAGGAGAGCACCACCCTCAACTACCTG ATCGAGCTGATCGACCGCGTGGACGACATCTACAGGAACACCTCGTGGGACGAGGACTTCTCCGGCTACGGCGTTCAGATCCAGCag ATCATCATCGAGAAGAACCCGACTCCCGTCGGCCCGGGAGGAAGCCACTTCAACATGGGGGGAAGCCCGGCGGAGGGCCGAGGGGTCTGGGACGtgaagaagctgctggag CAGTTCAGCGTGGACATTGCGGAGAAAGCGTCCAACGTCTGCCTGGCTCACCTCTTCACCTACCAGGACTTTGACGAGGGCACTCTGGGTCTGGCCTACGTGGCCCCCTCCAAACCCGACATCCCCGGAGGCCTCTGCTCCAGAG CCTGTCCGTCGTCCGCTAACGGTCAGAGAGACACCTACCTGAACACGGGCCTGACCAGCACCAAGAACTACGGCAAGACCATCCTCACCAAG GAGGCGGACCTGGTGACCACTCACGAGCTCGGCCACAACTTCGGGGCGGAGCACGACCCCGAGGACATCCCGTACTGCGCCCCGAGCGAGGACCAGGGGGGGAAGTACGTCATGTACCCCATCGCC ATGTTCTCTAACTGCAGCAAGCGCTCCATCGTGAAGCGCCTGAGGGCCAAGGCCCCGTCCTGCTTCAGGCGGAGGAACACCAACGTGTGCGGTAACTCTCGGGTGGAGCAGGGCGAGCAGTGCGACCCGGGGCTGCTGCACATCCACCTGGACCGCTGCTGCACCGCCGACTGCCGGCTGACCGCCGGAGCTCAGTGCAG CGACAGGAACAGCGCGTGCTGCAAAAACTGCGTGTTCGCCGCCGAAGGGGAGGTCTGCCAGGAGCCCATCGACGCCACCTGCAAAGGACACTCGTACTGCACAG gaaacagcagtgAGTGTCCTCCTCCGGAGAACGCCGCCGATGAGACGGCGTGTCTGGACAGCGGCGAGTGTCTGGAGGGCGAGTGTGTTCCCTTCTGCCGGGccgtgctgcagctgcagccctGCGCCTGCAACC AAACCAACGCTTCCTGTACAGTCTGCTGCCGGGACGGCGGCGGCGTCTGCGCTCCGTACCGGGACGCAgccggtcacttcctgttcctgcGTAAAGGGAAGCCCTGCACCGTGGGCTTCTGTGACGGAGCG GGGAAGTGCATGAAGCAGGTGCAGGACGCCGTGGAGAGACTGTGGGACTTCATCGACACGCTGGACATCGACACGTTGGGGACGTTCCTGGCAGACAACATGGTGGTCTCCGTGGTGGCcttgtctctgctgctgtgggTCCCCCTCAGCGTCCTGGTGCACTGCGTG GACAAGAAGCTGGATAAAGAATACGAGCAGAACACCAAGTTCTTCCCCAGT AATGCCGAGCTCCTGAGCAGCCTGGAGTCGTCATCGGTTCGGATCTTCAAACCTCCGACCTTCCCCACCAGCGCGCCCCCGTCTCCAGGCTCCGCCCCTGGTCCCGCCCCTCCGGACGGCCCCCGCATGGCCACCATCCAGGAGGACCCCGGCTTCGACGCGCACATGGAccaggaggcgctggaggaggcGTTCAGTCGCCCGGCGCCGGCGGCTCGCCGCTCCTTTGAGGACCTGACGGAGAAAAGCTTGATGAGACGAAGCGGGACGACCTCCATGTTCAGCCTGCAGAGACAACATCAGATGGACACCAAGGAGACGCAGTGCTGA
- the adam17b gene encoding disintegrin and metalloproteinase domain-containing protein 17 isoform X2, with the protein MRPEVLFITVFTVLTEPVVSPVADKEEQHYTASLRSMLDAFDVLPLSGLQTHSVRRRDVQTQTHLEKLLSFSALQRHFRLYLRTNDQLFTEDFRVMMVEDGRERNVTVNRHKYFTGHVIGEVNSRVQAHIDDHEFSAHILTDEAEYNVEPLWRFTSAPPDGRLLVYRSEDIKSLGRLQRPSVCGYVTSGPRHRPPNDAEVTAPEDLEEEEEEATASRGRRQLPDPQKNTCPLLLVADHRFFEHMGRGEESTTLNYLIELIDRVDDIYRNTSWDEDFSGYGVQIQQIIIEKNPTPVGPGGSHFNMGGSPAEGRGVWDVKKLLEFSVDIAEKASNVCLAHLFTYQDFDEGTLGLAYVAPSKPDIPGGLCSRACPSSANGQRDTYLNTGLTSTKNYGKTILTKEADLVTTHELGHNFGAEHDPEDIPYCAPSEDQGGKYVMYPIAVSGDHVHNKMFSNCSKRSIVKRLRAKAPSCFRRRNTNVCGNSRVEQGEQCDPGLLHIHLDRCCTADCRLTAGAQCSDRNSACCKNCVFAAEGEVCQEPIDATCKGHSYCTGNSSECPPPENAADETACLDSGECLEGECVPFCRAVLQLQPCACNQTNASCTVCCRDGGGVCAPYRDAAGHFLFLRKGKPCTVGFCDGAGKCMKQVQDAVERLWDFIDTLDIDTLGTFLADNMVVSVVALSLLLWVPLSVLVHCVDKKLDKEYEQNTKFFPSNAELLSSLESSSVRIFKPPTFPTSAPPSPGSAPGPAPPDGPRMATIQEDPGFDAHMDQEALEEAFSRPAPAARRSFEDLTEKSLMRRSGTTSMFSLQRQHQMDTKETQC; encoded by the exons ATGAGACCGGAAGTCCTTTTTATCACCGTTTTTACCGTTTTAACGGAACCGGTCGTTTCTCCGGTTGCAGATAAAGAAGAGCAACATTACA CGGCGTCTCTCAGGTCGATGCTGGACGCTTTCGACGTGCTGCCGCTCTCCGGCCTGCAGACTCACTCCGTCCGCCGCCGCGACGTCCAGACCCAAACTCACCTAGAGAAGCTGCTCAGCTTCAGCGCcctgcagag GCACTTCAGACTCTACCTGAGGACCAACGACCAGCTGTTCACAGAGGACTTCAGGGTCATGATGGTGGAGGACGGACGAGAGAGAAACGTCACGGTCAACAGACACAAATACTTCACGGGACACGTCATCG GGGAGGTAAACTCTAGAGTTCAGGCTCACATCGACGACCACGAGTTCTCTGCTCACATCCTCACTGACGAGGCCGAGTACAACGTCGAG CCTCTGTGGAGGTTCACGTCGGCCCCCCCAGATGGTCGTTTGCTGGTCTACCGCTCAGAGGACATCAAGAGCCTCGGCCGCCTGCAGCGGCCCTCGGTCTGCGGCTACGTGACCTCTGGCCCCCGCCACCGACCCCCCAACGACGCTGAGGTCACTGCGCCGGAGGacctggaggaagaagaagaagaag CCACAGCGTCCCGAGGGAGGCGCCAGCTGCCCGACCCCCAGAAGAAcacctgtcctctgctgctggtgGCCGACCACCGTTTCTTTGAGCACATGGGCCGCGGGGAGGAGAGCACCACCCTCAACTACCTG ATCGAGCTGATCGACCGCGTGGACGACATCTACAGGAACACCTCGTGGGACGAGGACTTCTCCGGCTACGGCGTTCAGATCCAGCag ATCATCATCGAGAAGAACCCGACTCCCGTCGGCCCGGGAGGAAGCCACTTCAACATGGGGGGAAGCCCGGCGGAGGGCCGAGGGGTCTGGGACGtgaagaagctgctggag TTCAGCGTGGACATTGCGGAGAAAGCGTCCAACGTCTGCCTGGCTCACCTCTTCACCTACCAGGACTTTGACGAGGGCACTCTGGGTCTGGCCTACGTGGCCCCCTCCAAACCCGACATCCCCGGAGGCCTCTGCTCCAGAG CCTGTCCGTCGTCCGCTAACGGTCAGAGAGACACCTACCTGAACACGGGCCTGACCAGCACCAAGAACTACGGCAAGACCATCCTCACCAAG GAGGCGGACCTGGTGACCACTCACGAGCTCGGCCACAACTTCGGGGCGGAGCACGACCCCGAGGACATCCCGTACTGCGCCCCGAGCGAGGACCAGGGGGGGAAGTACGTCATGTACCCCATCGCCGTGAGCGGGGACCACGTCCACAACAAG ATGTTCTCTAACTGCAGCAAGCGCTCCATCGTGAAGCGCCTGAGGGCCAAGGCCCCGTCCTGCTTCAGGCGGAGGAACACCAACGTGTGCGGTAACTCTCGGGTGGAGCAGGGCGAGCAGTGCGACCCGGGGCTGCTGCACATCCACCTGGACCGCTGCTGCACCGCCGACTGCCGGCTGACCGCCGGAGCTCAGTGCAG CGACAGGAACAGCGCGTGCTGCAAAAACTGCGTGTTCGCCGCCGAAGGGGAGGTCTGCCAGGAGCCCATCGACGCCACCTGCAAAGGACACTCGTACTGCACAG gaaacagcagtgAGTGTCCTCCTCCGGAGAACGCCGCCGATGAGACGGCGTGTCTGGACAGCGGCGAGTGTCTGGAGGGCGAGTGTGTTCCCTTCTGCCGGGccgtgctgcagctgcagccctGCGCCTGCAACC AAACCAACGCTTCCTGTACAGTCTGCTGCCGGGACGGCGGCGGCGTCTGCGCTCCGTACCGGGACGCAgccggtcacttcctgttcctgcGTAAAGGGAAGCCCTGCACCGTGGGCTTCTGTGACGGAGCG GGGAAGTGCATGAAGCAGGTGCAGGACGCCGTGGAGAGACTGTGGGACTTCATCGACACGCTGGACATCGACACGTTGGGGACGTTCCTGGCAGACAACATGGTGGTCTCCGTGGTGGCcttgtctctgctgctgtgggTCCCCCTCAGCGTCCTGGTGCACTGCGTG GACAAGAAGCTGGATAAAGAATACGAGCAGAACACCAAGTTCTTCCCCAGT AATGCCGAGCTCCTGAGCAGCCTGGAGTCGTCATCGGTTCGGATCTTCAAACCTCCGACCTTCCCCACCAGCGCGCCCCCGTCTCCAGGCTCCGCCCCTGGTCCCGCCCCTCCGGACGGCCCCCGCATGGCCACCATCCAGGAGGACCCCGGCTTCGACGCGCACATGGAccaggaggcgctggaggaggcGTTCAGTCGCCCGGCGCCGGCGGCTCGCCGCTCCTTTGAGGACCTGACGGAGAAAAGCTTGATGAGACGAAGCGGGACGACCTCCATGTTCAGCCTGCAGAGACAACATCAGATGGACACCAAGGAGACGCAGTGCTGA
- the adam17b gene encoding disintegrin and metalloproteinase domain-containing protein 17 isoform X4: MCAQPLWRFTSAPPDGRLLVYRSEDIKSLGRLQRPSVCGYVTSGPRHRPPNDAEVTAPEDLEEEEEEATASRGRRQLPDPQKNTCPLLLVADHRFFEHMGRGEESTTLNYLIELIDRVDDIYRNTSWDEDFSGYGVQIQQIIIEKNPTPVGPGGSHFNMGGSPAEGRGVWDVKKLLEQFSVDIAEKASNVCLAHLFTYQDFDEGTLGLAYVAPSKPDIPGGLCSRACPSSANGQRDTYLNTGLTSTKNYGKTILTKEADLVTTHELGHNFGAEHDPEDIPYCAPSEDQGGKYVMYPIAVSGDHVHNKMFSNCSKRSIVKRLRAKAPSCFRRRNTNVCGNSRVEQGEQCDPGLLHIHLDRCCTADCRLTAGAQCSDRNSACCKNCVFAAEGEVCQEPIDATCKGHSYCTGNSSECPPPENAADETACLDSGECLEGECVPFCRAVLQLQPCACNQTNASCTVCCRDGGGVCAPYRDAAGHFLFLRKGKPCTVGFCDGAGKCMKQVQDAVERLWDFIDTLDIDTLGTFLADNMVVSVVALSLLLWVPLSVLVHCVDKKLDKEYEQNTKFFPSNAELLSSLESSSVRIFKPPTFPTSAPPSPGSAPGPAPPDGPRMATIQEDPGFDAHMDQEALEEAFSRPAPAARRSFEDLTEKSLMRRSGTTSMFSLQRQHQMDTKETQC, from the exons ATGTGTGCTCAGCCTCTGTGGAGGTTCACGTCGGCCCCCCCAGATGGTCGTTTGCTGGTCTACCGCTCAGAGGACATCAAGAGCCTCGGCCGCCTGCAGCGGCCCTCGGTCTGCGGCTACGTGACCTCTGGCCCCCGCCACCGACCCCCCAACGACGCTGAGGTCACTGCGCCGGAGGacctggaggaagaagaagaagaag CCACAGCGTCCCGAGGGAGGCGCCAGCTGCCCGACCCCCAGAAGAAcacctgtcctctgctgctggtgGCCGACCACCGTTTCTTTGAGCACATGGGCCGCGGGGAGGAGAGCACCACCCTCAACTACCTG ATCGAGCTGATCGACCGCGTGGACGACATCTACAGGAACACCTCGTGGGACGAGGACTTCTCCGGCTACGGCGTTCAGATCCAGCag ATCATCATCGAGAAGAACCCGACTCCCGTCGGCCCGGGAGGAAGCCACTTCAACATGGGGGGAAGCCCGGCGGAGGGCCGAGGGGTCTGGGACGtgaagaagctgctggag CAGTTCAGCGTGGACATTGCGGAGAAAGCGTCCAACGTCTGCCTGGCTCACCTCTTCACCTACCAGGACTTTGACGAGGGCACTCTGGGTCTGGCCTACGTGGCCCCCTCCAAACCCGACATCCCCGGAGGCCTCTGCTCCAGAG CCTGTCCGTCGTCCGCTAACGGTCAGAGAGACACCTACCTGAACACGGGCCTGACCAGCACCAAGAACTACGGCAAGACCATCCTCACCAAG GAGGCGGACCTGGTGACCACTCACGAGCTCGGCCACAACTTCGGGGCGGAGCACGACCCCGAGGACATCCCGTACTGCGCCCCGAGCGAGGACCAGGGGGGGAAGTACGTCATGTACCCCATCGCCGTGAGCGGGGACCACGTCCACAACAAG ATGTTCTCTAACTGCAGCAAGCGCTCCATCGTGAAGCGCCTGAGGGCCAAGGCCCCGTCCTGCTTCAGGCGGAGGAACACCAACGTGTGCGGTAACTCTCGGGTGGAGCAGGGCGAGCAGTGCGACCCGGGGCTGCTGCACATCCACCTGGACCGCTGCTGCACCGCCGACTGCCGGCTGACCGCCGGAGCTCAGTGCAG CGACAGGAACAGCGCGTGCTGCAAAAACTGCGTGTTCGCCGCCGAAGGGGAGGTCTGCCAGGAGCCCATCGACGCCACCTGCAAAGGACACTCGTACTGCACAG gaaacagcagtgAGTGTCCTCCTCCGGAGAACGCCGCCGATGAGACGGCGTGTCTGGACAGCGGCGAGTGTCTGGAGGGCGAGTGTGTTCCCTTCTGCCGGGccgtgctgcagctgcagccctGCGCCTGCAACC AAACCAACGCTTCCTGTACAGTCTGCTGCCGGGACGGCGGCGGCGTCTGCGCTCCGTACCGGGACGCAgccggtcacttcctgttcctgcGTAAAGGGAAGCCCTGCACCGTGGGCTTCTGTGACGGAGCG GGGAAGTGCATGAAGCAGGTGCAGGACGCCGTGGAGAGACTGTGGGACTTCATCGACACGCTGGACATCGACACGTTGGGGACGTTCCTGGCAGACAACATGGTGGTCTCCGTGGTGGCcttgtctctgctgctgtgggTCCCCCTCAGCGTCCTGGTGCACTGCGTG GACAAGAAGCTGGATAAAGAATACGAGCAGAACACCAAGTTCTTCCCCAGT AATGCCGAGCTCCTGAGCAGCCTGGAGTCGTCATCGGTTCGGATCTTCAAACCTCCGACCTTCCCCACCAGCGCGCCCCCGTCTCCAGGCTCCGCCCCTGGTCCCGCCCCTCCGGACGGCCCCCGCATGGCCACCATCCAGGAGGACCCCGGCTTCGACGCGCACATGGAccaggaggcgctggaggaggcGTTCAGTCGCCCGGCGCCGGCGGCTCGCCGCTCCTTTGAGGACCTGACGGAGAAAAGCTTGATGAGACGAAGCGGGACGACCTCCATGTTCAGCCTGCAGAGACAACATCAGATGGACACCAAGGAGACGCAGTGCTGA